One Candidatus Poribacteria bacterium DNA window includes the following coding sequences:
- a CDS encoding GNAT family N-acetyltransferase, with translation MTSSTLLRGSRVRLTALTQSDLPTIVQWHQNPDFLRLFDALPASPKTEAALTQWLDDTHKSTDTFLFAIRALSNDELIGYVELDGILWTHRVSGVSIAIGEAKHRGKGYGYEAMQLLLQFAFDELNLHRVQLTVFSYNERAIALYEKLGFQREGVHREHLQRDGRRYDMYLYGLLRSEWEKGLKLQ, from the coding sequence ATGACCTCTTCGACGCTTTTGCGCGGTAGTCGAGTCCGGCTCACAGCGTTAACGCAAAGCGACCTCCCAACCATTGTCCAATGGCATCAGAACCCCGACTTTTTGCGACTATTTGACGCGCTCCCCGCTTCTCCTAAAACTGAGGCAGCGTTGACTCAATGGCTAGACGATACGCATAAATCAACCGATACTTTTCTTTTTGCCATTCGCGCCCTTAGTAACGATGAACTGATTGGCTATGTTGAACTCGACGGAATCCTGTGGACGCATCGGGTGAGCGGCGTAAGTATCGCCATTGGGGAAGCAAAACACCGGGGAAAAGGCTACGGATACGAAGCTATGCAACTTCTGCTCCAATTTGCCTTTGACGAACTCAATTTGCATCGCGTACAACTCACGGTGTTTAGCTACAACGAACGCGCTATCGCGCTGTATGAAAAATTGGGCTTTCAGCGTGAAGGTGTGCATCGGGAACACCTACAGCGGGATGGGAGACGCTATGATATGTATCTGTACGGTCTCCTCCGCTCGGAATGGGAAAAAGGTTTGAAATTACAGTAG
- a CDS encoding ParA family protein encodes MAQRIALFNHKGGVSKTTTTFNLGWMLASKGKRVILVDADPQCNLTGIVLGFK; translated from the coding sequence ATGGCTCAACGAATCGCACTTTTTAATCACAAGGGTGGCGTGAGCAAGACAACAACGACATTTAACCTGGGCTGGATGTTAGCCTCAAAAGGGAAGAGGGTTATTCTGGTGGATGCCGATCCCCAATGCAACTTAACAGGAATCGTGCTTGGATTCAAGTGA
- a CDS encoding DNA-3-methyladenine glycosylase 2 family protein, giving the protein MECGQSFRWQPINGWYYGVVEGRQLKIRQENQTLVVESSADEAADRLEVFLRHYLDLNRDLSAILDAVDIDPFIHRSIETFRGMRILNQEVWECLASFILSQNNNVPRIKGIIRTISTRFGEKIALDDLVDYSFPTPQALAEAGVETLYDCGLGYRAPYLWTVSSTIAAGEFDPELLTSMPYVDAKQELMEFKGIGEKVADCICLFSLGHGQALPIDVWVKRIIEQLYLKRKASIREIRQFAEDYFGEHLGYAQQYLFHYARTVGLENLLESER; this is encoded by the coding sequence TTGGAGTGTGGGCAATCATTCCGCTGGCAGCCGATCAACGGCTGGTATTACGGCGTTGTCGAGGGCAGGCAGCTGAAGATACGTCAGGAAAATCAGACGCTGGTTGTGGAAAGTTCGGCTGATGAAGCAGCAGATCGATTGGAAGTCTTCCTCCGCCACTACTTGGACCTAAATCGGGATCTATCGGCGATCTTAGACGCTGTCGACATTGATCCGTTCATCCACCGCTCGATTGAAACGTTCCGGGGGATGCGAATTTTGAACCAAGAGGTGTGGGAGTGTCTCGCATCGTTTATCTTGTCTCAGAATAATAACGTGCCCCGGATTAAGGGGATTATCCGCACAATCTCCACGCGATTTGGCGAAAAAATTGCGCTTGATGACTTGGTTGATTACTCTTTCCCAACACCCCAAGCCCTCGCCGAAGCCGGCGTTGAGACGTTGTACGATTGCGGACTGGGATATCGCGCCCCGTATCTGTGGACGGTTTCATCGACTATCGCAGCAGGAGAATTCGATCCCGAGCTTCTGACAAGTATGCCTTATGTCGACGCGAAACAAGAGTTGATGGAGTTCAAAGGAATCGGTGAGAAAGTCGCCGACTGCATCTGCCTATTTTCGTTAGGGCATGGTCAAGCCCTGCCCATCGATGTGTGGGTGAAACGGATTATAGAGCAGCTCTATCTTAAACGGAAAGCCTCAATTCGTGAGATACGTCAGTTTGCCGAAGACTATTTTGGGGAGCATCTCGGTTACGCCCAGCAGTACCTGTTCCATTATGCCCGGACAGTTGGACTTGAAAATCTGCTAGAGAGCGAAAGATAG